In one window of Borrelia anserina Es DNA:
- the dnaB gene encoding replicative DNA helicase, which produces MAFTSVNSASTLLFNDGAEKAVISSIFYNPDKVEEASLYLKPDDFYSQNHEMIFKAMISLYEKRENIDPITVFEEISSLMPKSQLLNNFKALTGLQDYLSFLSGYLPTDKTINVYAKIVKEHRIRRDISKISRELNDLANDSTKKVGQFVEEAQRQILSIELDCSSKNLNHAKVVAERVHAEIYERSVNKREVNFGIPSGFKKVDSLIGGFRESDFIIIGARPSVGKTAFALNIASSIALRSNKKRKVGFFSLEMTSDALIKRIISAQANIDSFKIQNSILSGHEIKAINDVVNDISNSEFYIEDTANISLLTLSTQARKLKRFSDIDILFVDYISLISLESRNIPRHEQVASISKALKELARELKIPIIALSQLTRDTEGREPNLASLRESGALEQDADIVILLHRDKDLKGSSDDEGVMSAIDTRVIVAKHRNGPTGRADILFLPHVVKFVNKEHESDY; this is translated from the coding sequence GTGGCTTTTACTTCAGTAAATTCGGCCTCTACACTTCTTTTTAACGACGGTGCAGAAAAGGCAGTTATTTCAAGTATATTCTATAATCCAGATAAAGTGGAGGAGGCATCTCTATATCTAAAGCCAGATGATTTTTATAGTCAGAATCATGAGATGATTTTTAAAGCTATGATTTCTCTTTATGAAAAAAGGGAAAATATTGATCCAATAACTGTATTTGAGGAAATATCTTCTTTAATGCCTAAATCACAGCTTTTAAATAATTTTAAAGCTTTAACAGGATTGCAGGATTATTTAAGTTTTCTTTCAGGATATCTTCCTACTGACAAGACTATAAATGTCTATGCAAAAATTGTTAAGGAACATCGAATTAGAAGAGATATTTCCAAAATTTCTAGAGAACTGAATGATTTAGCTAATGATTCTACAAAGAAAGTAGGTCAATTTGTAGAAGAAGCGCAAAGACAAATTCTTTCAATTGAGCTAGATTGTTCTAGTAAAAATCTTAATCATGCAAAAGTTGTTGCTGAAAGGGTACATGCTGAGATATATGAGAGAAGTGTAAATAAACGAGAGGTTAATTTTGGTATTCCAAGTGGTTTTAAAAAGGTTGATAGTCTTATTGGAGGTTTTAGGGAGAGTGATTTTATTATTATTGGTGCTCGTCCGAGTGTTGGTAAGACTGCCTTTGCACTTAATATTGCATCAAGTATTGCATTAAGGAGTAATAAAAAACGAAAAGTAGGCTTTTTTTCTCTTGAAATGACTTCAGATGCTTTAATTAAAAGAATAATATCGGCTCAAGCTAATATTGATAGTTTTAAGATTCAAAATAGTATTTTGTCAGGTCATGAGATTAAAGCAATCAATGATGTTGTAAATGATATTAGTAATTCTGAGTTTTATATTGAAGATACTGCTAATATTAGTTTATTAACTCTTTCAACTCAGGCTAGGAAACTGAAGAGATTTTCTGATATAGATATACTGTTTGTCGATTATATTAGTCTTATTTCTCTTGAATCTAGGAATATTCCAAGGCATGAGCAGGTGGCCTCAATTAGTAAAGCACTCAAAGAACTTGCAAGAGAACTTAAGATTCCAATTATTGCCCTTTCACAGCTTACAAGAGATACTGAAGGTAGAGAACCTAATCTTGCTAGTTTAAGAGAATCAGGCGCACTAGAGCAGGATGCAGATATTGTTATTTTACTTCATAGAGATAAGGATCTCAAGGGCAGTTCTGATGATGAGGGGGTGATGAGTGCTATCGATACTAGGGTTATTGTTGCTAAACATAGAAATGGACCTACGGGAAGAGCTGATATATTATTTTTGCCACATGTTGTTAAATTTGTTAATAAGGAACATGAAAGTGACTATTAG
- a CDS encoding PTS transporter subunit EIIC, producing the protein MIDAFKVLRFASLQKFSNAVRLPISVLTIFCLMLGIGSALSNPSNLFYIDNIGFKVILGLIKNIGNIIIVNIPLLFVIGIAIGVSRVQKGPAALSGLIGYLIFNITENYFLDMFSELAEPNLMSSVGQVNILGIQTLNTGIFGALAVGLLVGYLHNKFYFIELPGPFSFLSGVRFVPIIIFPFCVLLGITFVLVWPYFNGLITFLGFFIAKFNYFDSFLYGFLNRIFIPLGLHSILAFPFNFTSLGGTEFVNGQVVGGVQNIFYAQLSDPYLTRFSSSISRFNSGFYLSIMFGLPGAVFGVYRGIIHDDKSKIFPLLFSGAFAAFLTGITEPLEFLFVFTAPLLYFIHAVYTGFALLIANVFDIAVGMTFSAGFFDVFMFGILQGHDKTNWIYLLPLGVAFFILYYFTFKWVYNYFDFQIFNIDEPFFTGIEGEVEGIGIAHLVVQGLGGLDNIQEFGVISTDLSFMVFSPELISEDLLKKAGALNIVLVDNTIKIDYGANVNYIRRAIENYSPEKLFKASVVVASDSVKQGIKAYIEMKEDDKLEKQGVTGKLYKLNKDDEDN; encoded by the coding sequence GTGATAGATGCTTTTAAAGTTCTTAGATTTGCAAGTTTGCAAAAATTTTCTAATGCAGTAAGATTACCAATTTCTGTTTTGACGATTTTCTGTTTGATGCTTGGAATTGGATCTGCACTGTCGAATCCTTCTAATTTATTTTACATTGATAACATTGGCTTTAAAGTTATTTTAGGACTTATTAAAAACATAGGTAATATTATTATTGTAAATATTCCATTGCTTTTTGTTATAGGAATTGCTATTGGAGTTTCTAGAGTTCAAAAGGGTCCTGCTGCACTCTCTGGTCTTATTGGGTATTTGATTTTTAATATTACTGAAAATTATTTTCTTGATATGTTTTCAGAGCTTGCTGAGCCTAATTTAATGTCTTCTGTTGGTCAAGTAAATATTCTAGGAATTCAAACTTTAAACACAGGTATTTTTGGTGCTTTAGCAGTTGGACTTTTAGTTGGATATTTACATAATAAATTTTATTTTATTGAGTTGCCTGGGCCTTTTAGCTTTTTATCTGGGGTGCGGTTTGTTCCTATAATAATTTTTCCTTTCTGTGTTTTATTAGGTATAACATTTGTTTTAGTTTGGCCGTATTTTAATGGATTGATTACTTTTTTAGGCTTTTTTATTGCTAAGTTTAACTATTTTGACAGTTTTCTTTATGGATTTTTAAATAGGATTTTTATCCCTTTAGGGCTTCATTCCATTCTTGCATTTCCTTTTAATTTTACTTCGTTGGGTGGGACTGAATTTGTTAATGGTCAGGTTGTCGGTGGGGTTCAGAATATATTTTATGCTCAGTTATCAGATCCATATCTTACAAGATTTTCTTCAAGTATTTCAAGATTCAATAGTGGATTTTACCTCTCTATTATGTTTGGGCTTCCTGGAGCAGTATTTGGGGTTTATAGGGGGATCATTCATGATGATAAGAGTAAGATCTTTCCTCTGCTATTTTCAGGGGCTTTTGCAGCTTTTTTGACTGGAATTACAGAGCCTTTGGAATTTCTATTTGTTTTTACAGCACCTTTGCTATATTTTATACATGCTGTTTATACTGGATTTGCATTGTTGATTGCTAATGTATTTGATATTGCAGTTGGAATGACTTTTTCTGCTGGATTTTTTGATGTTTTTATGTTTGGAATATTACAAGGACATGACAAGACAAATTGGATCTATTTGTTACCGTTAGGAGTTGCATTTTTTATTTTGTATTATTTTACTTTCAAATGGGTTTATAATTATTTTGATTTTCAGATTTTTAATATTGATGAGCCGTTTTTTACAGGTATTGAAGGGGAAGTTGAAGGGATAGGTATTGCACATCTGGTAGTTCAAGGTCTTGGAGGTCTTGATAATATTCAGGAGTTTGGTGTTATCTCAACAGACTTAAGTTTTATGGTTTTTAGTCCTGAGCTTATATCCGAAGATCTTCTTAAGAAAGCAGGTGCTTTAAATATTGTTTTAGTTGATAATACAATTAAAATTGATTATGGAGCAAATGTTAATTATATAAGACGAGCTATTGAAAATTATTCTCCTGAAAAGCTCTTTAAAGCTAGTGTCGTTGTTGCATCTGATAGTGTAAAACAGGGAATTAAAGCGTATATTGAGATGAAAGAAGATGATAAACTTGAAAAGCAAGGTGTAACAGGAAAGCTTTATAAACTTAATAAGGATGATGAAGATAATTAG
- a CDS encoding peptidylprolyl isomerase: protein MGKFLYVLLFFVVGITSFAQNTPIAIINLHSNAIITKKEFDSRVDTLKKTRGKDLIDAEKKQVLQILIADVLFGQEALKQGIKVENEEVMQTIRAQFGLANLTDEQIKQMIESQGTNWNELLSSMKRSLSAQKLILKEAQPKFSEIKTPTEKEVIEYYEANKTSFVNPDIARISHVFFSSKDKKRSEVLAKAKDIVKQIKSKKLTFEEAVRKYSDDEGSKVKNGDLGFLARGDQNAQKVLGLDFIKEVFLLNKGDISQPISSKEGFHIVKVTETYSQRFLSIQDKISPNVNMTVKDAIKNNMINIQQQQIIAKIQQEIYDKLSKSASIQILDSKLK from the coding sequence ATGGGTAAGTTTTTGTATGTTCTATTATTTTTTGTTGTAGGAATAACTTCTTTTGCTCAAAATACTCCTATTGCAATTATTAATTTGCACAGTAACGCAATTATTACTAAAAAAGAATTTGATTCTAGAGTAGATACATTAAAAAAAACGCGAGGTAAAGATTTAATTGATGCTGAAAAAAAACAAGTTTTGCAAATTTTAATAGCTGATGTTCTCTTTGGTCAAGAGGCATTAAAACAGGGAATAAAGGTTGAAAATGAGGAAGTTATGCAAACAATTAGAGCTCAGTTTGGACTTGCAAATCTTACAGATGAACAAATTAAACAAATGATAGAGAGTCAGGGTACAAATTGGAATGAACTTTTATCTTCAATGAAGAGGTCTCTTTCTGCACAAAAATTGATTTTAAAAGAAGCTCAGCCTAAGTTTTCAGAAATAAAAACCCCAACCGAAAAAGAAGTGATTGAATATTATGAGGCTAATAAAACTAGTTTTGTTAATCCCGATATAGCAAGAATTAGTCATGTTTTCTTTTCTTCAAAGGATAAAAAGAGATCAGAAGTTCTTGCAAAGGCAAAGGATATTGTAAAGCAGATAAAATCTAAAAAGCTTACCTTTGAGGAAGCTGTAAGAAAATATTCAGATGATGAAGGTTCTAAGGTTAAAAATGGTGATCTTGGATTCTTGGCAAGGGGTGATCAGAATGCACAAAAGGTTCTTGGATTAGATTTTATTAAAGAAGTATTTTTGCTGAATAAAGGGGATATTTCTCAGCCAATATCGTCAAAGGAAGGTTTCCATATAGTTAAAGTTACTGAAACATATTCTCAGAGGTTTTTGAGTATTCAGGATAAGATCTCTCCTAATGTTAATATGACTGTAAAGGATGCCATAAAAAATAATATGATTAATATTCAACAACAGCAAATTATTGCTAAAATACAACAAGAGATTTATGATAAATTGAGTAAATCTGCTAGTATACAAATTTTGGATTCTAAGCTAAAATAA
- the rplI gene encoding 50S ribosomal protein L9: MRVILKEDFIKLGKEGDIVDVKDGFARNYLLPKGFAVFSNKHNIDIFNQKKRSILKRQETKKRMALELKEKLDKVSLEFIMQSNDSGKLFHSINSLNISDELLKLGFEIERRRIDIHRGTLKTFGVYDVTIKLYEGISALIKVEIKREEKNKSLKKSKSVEKEV, from the coding sequence ATGAGAGTAATTTTAAAAGAAGATTTCATTAAGCTTGGCAAAGAAGGTGATATTGTTGATGTCAAGGATGGTTTTGCAAGGAATTATTTATTGCCAAAGGGTTTTGCTGTTTTTTCGAATAAACATAATATTGATATTTTTAATCAAAAAAAGAGGTCAATACTTAAGAGACAGGAAACAAAAAAGAGAATGGCTCTTGAACTCAAAGAAAAACTTGATAAGGTTAGTTTAGAATTCATAATGCAGTCTAATGATAGTGGAAAATTATTTCATAGTATTAATAGCTTAAATATTTCTGATGAGCTTTTAAAGCTTGGGTTTGAGATTGAAAGAAGAAGAATAGATATACATCGTGGTACATTAAAAACTTTTGGAGTTTATGATGTGACTATTAAGCTTTATGAAGGCATTAGTGCTCTTATTAAAGTTGAGATAAAAAGGGAAGAGAAAAATAAATCTCTTAAGAAGTCTAAAAGTGTTGAAAAAGAAGTTTGA
- a CDS encoding single-stranded DNA-binding protein, whose amino-acid sequence MADINSLVLSGRLTRDSELTYTEAGMAILKFGLANNRRLKKNDEWVDYAQFFECVIFAKRAESLSVFLKKGKQVVVSGSLRYESWQDKNTGDKKNKYSILVNEIQMFGSPLAAQGTNGVDFESYKKPDSFTDVGFDDSFNEDIPF is encoded by the coding sequence ATGGCCGATATTAATTCTTTAGTCTTGTCAGGTAGACTTACGAGAGATTCTGAGCTTACTTATACTGAAGCAGGTATGGCTATTCTTAAATTCGGCTTGGCGAATAACAGAAGGTTAAAGAAAAATGATGAATGGGTAGATTATGCTCAATTTTTTGAGTGTGTAATCTTTGCCAAAAGAGCTGAGAGTCTTAGTGTTTTTCTTAAGAAGGGAAAACAAGTTGTAGTGAGTGGTTCTTTAAGATATGAGAGTTGGCAAGATAAAAATACTGGAGATAAGAAAAACAAGTATAGTATTTTAGTAAATGAAATTCAGATGTTTGGATCACCTCTTGCTGCTCAAGGCACGAATGGTGTTGATTTTGAGAGTTATAAAAAACCAGATTCGTTTACAGATGTTGGTTTTGACGATAGTTTTAATGAGGATATACCTTTTTAG
- a CDS encoding thiolase family protein, with product MKKIAIIDGLRSPITKFGGALKGMNIVDMSSDIVKALLGKYNIDRVDEVIIGNVISAGLGQNIARQITLKAGLDEVTPAFTVNKVCGSGLKSLELAFNSIALGGNEIVLAGGVEDLSNAPYLLPRGVRFDGLKFGDFKIEDTIYKDALVDTPSSTVMGLTAENLAEIYEITREMQDQFAYNSHIKAAAARDTGYFNDEIYPLSVFDKKTRLKSVICSDEEIRDSLSLEKLASLKPVFREGGTITAGNSSSLNDGACFLILASEDFVCKMGVQPLAYIGGFKSVGLDPLYMGFGAFLAIEKIIEEFNLTPSEIDFIETNEAFAAQALSVLKALRQKYGVKDSIINVNGGAIALGHPFSVSGSRILLTLSRLMRINNKLKGIASLCIGGGQGMAAFLYR from the coding sequence ATGAAGAAAATAGCAATTATTGATGGACTTAGATCTCCAATTACTAAGTTTGGGGGAGCATTAAAGGGAATGAACATTGTTGATATGTCTTCAGATATCGTTAAGGCTTTGCTTGGAAAATATAATATTGATAGGGTAGATGAGGTTATTATTGGAAATGTAATTTCGGCAGGGCTTGGTCAAAATATTGCCAGACAGATTACTCTAAAGGCTGGTTTGGACGAAGTTACTCCTGCATTCACTGTAAACAAAGTTTGTGGCTCGGGACTTAAGTCTTTAGAACTTGCGTTTAACTCTATAGCTCTTGGTGGTAATGAAATTGTTTTAGCAGGTGGTGTAGAAGATTTGAGTAATGCACCTTATCTTTTGCCGAGGGGTGTTCGGTTCGATGGTTTAAAATTTGGTGACTTTAAGATAGAGGATACAATATACAAGGATGCTTTAGTTGATACTCCAAGTAGTACTGTAATGGGACTTACGGCAGAGAATTTAGCGGAAATTTACGAAATTACGAGAGAGATGCAGGATCAGTTTGCGTATAATTCTCATATAAAAGCAGCGGCAGCCAGGGACACAGGATATTTTAATGATGAAATATATCCTTTATCAGTTTTTGATAAAAAAACAAGACTTAAAAGTGTTATATGTAGTGATGAAGAAATACGTGATAGTTTAAGTTTGGAAAAACTTGCTTCTTTAAAACCTGTCTTTAGGGAGGGAGGTACTATTACTGCCGGTAATTCTTCTAGTTTGAATGATGGAGCTTGTTTTTTAATATTGGCTAGTGAGGATTTTGTTTGTAAGATGGGAGTACAACCTTTAGCTTATATCGGTGGTTTTAAAAGTGTAGGCTTAGATCCTCTTTATATGGGATTTGGTGCTTTCCTTGCTATTGAGAAAATTATAGAGGAATTTAATTTAACTCCAAGTGAGATTGATTTTATTGAAACAAATGAAGCTTTTGCTGCACAAGCTTTGAGTGTATTGAAAGCTTTACGTCAAAAATATGGCGTTAAAGATAGCATTATTAATGTTAATGGAGGAGCTATTGCTTTAGGTCATCCGTTTTCAGTTAGTGGTTCAAGGATTTTGTTAACTCTTTCGCGCCTTATGAGAATAAATAATAAATTAAAAGGAATTGCTTCTCTTTGTATTGGAGGAGGGCAAGGTATGGCAGCATTTTTATATAGATAA
- the rpsR gene encoding 30S ribosomal protein S18 codes for MHKDIDLHQKDSRTDGHQDGFKKNPNFRFFKKKTCKFCDMDRVPDYKEFDFLRKFVTEQGKILPRRITGTSAKHQRRLALEIKKARYMALLPFVKQ; via the coding sequence ATGCATAAAGATATAGATTTACATCAGAAAGATTCAAGGACTGATGGACATCAAGATGGTTTTAAAAAAAACCCTAATTTTAGATTTTTTAAGAAAAAGACATGCAAGTTTTGTGATATGGACAGAGTTCCTGATTATAAGGAGTTTGATTTCCTTAGAAAGTTTGTTACAGAACAAGGCAAAATATTGCCTAGAAGAATTACAGGCACTTCTGCTAAGCATCAAAGACGTCTTGCATTAGAGATTAAAAAAGCTAGATATATGGCTTTACTTCCTTTTGTGAAGCAATAA
- the rpsF gene encoding 30S ribosomal protein S6 → MIKKYEACFLFKSEELEYKSALEEVKKQLTAFNASDFVENFLGERALEYPIKKQSRGRYEIIEFDMDSNDLKELEVQLKLIKNLLRYMILVKINKKVNVKKVRKRNFREFKDNKDIKEKELTEATVVDSDLSDKN, encoded by the coding sequence ATGATAAAGAAGTATGAGGCGTGTTTTTTATTTAAGAGTGAGGAGCTTGAATATAAATCTGCTTTAGAAGAGGTTAAGAAACAGTTAACAGCTTTTAATGCGAGTGATTTTGTTGAAAATTTTCTTGGAGAGAGAGCATTAGAATATCCTATTAAAAAGCAGTCGCGTGGTAGGTATGAGATAATAGAATTTGATATGGATAGTAATGATTTAAAAGAGCTTGAGGTTCAATTAAAACTTATTAAAAATTTATTAAGATACATGATTTTAGTTAAGATTAACAAGAAAGTTAATGTCAAAAAAGTTAGAAAGAGAAATTTTAGAGAGTTCAAGGATAATAAAGATATTAAAGAAAAGGAACTTACAGAAGCTACTGTCGTTGATTCTGATCTTTCCGATAAAAATTAA
- the nusB gene encoding transcription antitermination factor NusB, which translates to MDLRHKARVLAFQKIYSIDVNCKARDNIYDIFSLEGHGVDLKDELKLFYSVLVNGTYDNLESIDKLISDISLNWRLDRMDKVDLAILRMSVYSLKFQSLDVPKRVIIDEAILIAKKYGSKNSYKFINGILDALLKDMESSFESK; encoded by the coding sequence ATGGACTTGAGACATAAAGCTAGAGTTTTAGCTTTTCAAAAAATTTACAGCATTGATGTTAATTGTAAGGCAAGAGATAATATTTACGATATTTTTAGTCTTGAAGGCCATGGGGTGGATTTAAAAGACGAATTAAAATTGTTTTATTCTGTTCTGGTGAATGGTACTTATGATAATTTAGAGTCTATTGATAAGTTAATTAGTGATATATCTCTTAATTGGCGCTTAGACCGTATGGATAAAGTTGATCTTGCTATATTAAGGATGAGTGTATACTCACTGAAGTTTCAAAGTTTAGATGTTCCCAAGAGAGTTATAATAGATGAGGCTATTTTAATTGCCAAAAAGTATGGTAGCAAAAATTCTTATAAATTTATTAATGGGATACTTGATGCTTTGTTGAAAGATATGGAGAGCTCATTTGAAAGTAAGTAA